The genomic region gaaagttgtgagacactatgtgtagaaacctaagagatccacattgaaactctatgatttcatgtgtactcctcttaggtttctacacatagtgtctcacaactttctctaaatattctaaaatttttatcacagcctatacatatgatatcatgacacggggacaagttccatgattttctgactttgttcgtgttttatacaatttttaaacatgtggatgccaagttcacgtccatgtttagtgagcatgttgctcgaagtttccggtacgcttctgaaatcggtcgtaacttatgctaagtaccataaatatcattttttcatgcacggttttccaagtttcgagtgacatgcagttcaaatttgaattttccgaagaaattcaaataaacgaactaaatctactaatgattgcaactctgttataattgtccacaaatgatacatgtaggtctacatagtgtaggaacataccacaaaaagtttgggagacaaaatcaaaaaaataaaaatatactttgccgagtgtctagagatgacactcggcaaagagtcctttgccgagtgctagatgtgtggcactcggcaaagaagcctctttgccgagtgccagactttggctctcggcaaagactgacggccgttagCTTTGGTACGGCccttgacggccctttgccgagagccccctttgccgagtgtttgacactcggcaaacttgtctttgccgagtgccgtcctgtgccgagtgtccagcactcggtaaagagcctctttgccgagagcttaactttaccgagtgcggcactcggcaaagccttctttgccgagtgcccgacaaaaggcactcggcaaagaatacaacactcggcaaagcctcggattccggtagtgtgtgGCTGTGAGTATAGATGGTCAACACGACACTGGCACTATTAAGCTCGGTACTATTAGTCATTACACTATTAGTAACCATGTCGTGACGTGCCGGCACTAGTGTTTAACTAGCTAGCGGCATAGTCACTACACTATAGTACTTAATCATGCCGTGTCTGCACTACGGGTCGTGCCATACTTAGTGACGGTCCATTTAGCACGATCTATTTGGCTATCTGTAGCTGCTGTGAGCAGGAAGGTAGGTGTGGACAGCACTGGCCCAATACATTACTGCTTGTTATCCCTTCTTCGCTGCACACAGCAGGATTCTGAATGCGTGACAAATAAAGCGACGGAGCGAGGGGGAAGAGAGCTAGCTAGCTTTACCCTGCAACAGCAGCACCCCTACCGCTTGCTTGCTTGCATTGTTCATGAAGCAGAACCGCAGAAGCAGGTCAAATTTTGTTGTTGGCCAGCTGAGAGGGACAGGCCGGGTCAACTGGTCcacacacaaaaaaaaaaaaaaaaatcaaacATAAGCCTAACCCGTTGTCATGCATGTCACTTTCATCCTCCCATGCATGTATGAGATGGAGATTTGTAattgagagggggggggggggcttctCGTATGTGCTGTGCACCAATAATGCTTATGTTCAATGCACATCAACACCTTTTGTATTTTTTAATGTTCTTATAGTCAAAGACAGACGTAGAATAAAATGGGAGTGTGAGCACACTTCCAAGGATCAATGAGCAGCACAACAACATCTAAAGTCGTTGGGCTGTGCAGAGGACCTCATGGTGAAAATCTAGACTATACTTGTTGCAACCGAGAAATGAGCGGAGGACTAGGGCCCTCACTCAAGTCTATGTAGGCCCCTTGCTTATAGTCCCACTGATTTTATTTTATTGGAAATGGTAAAGCTGGACCCGTGTGGTTGGTGCAATAATGCAATTATAGTTAGGGATATATGCTAGTCTCTTTAGTCTACATTTATTTATTACATGAGATAAACCATACATACATGAATACATCCATAATACTAAAGAACAAAAGTTCCTCTCCCCCTAATGTTTTGTCCTGtactctcactctctctctctctctctctctctctctctctctctctctctctctctctctctctcttcaggGTTGCACATTCATAATTAAGAGACACATTGAATACATCCTACCGCCGGTTGCACATGTTTTTAGTTCCCTAACTAGGGACAGGAGCACTATATGCAACATGAActatatactgatcacaagaaagCGACCTTGAACTTGTGAACCCTTGGGCGGATTGATCAAAGCCGGGCAAGGTATTTTCTCATTGTTGCATTTTAGTGCTTTGCTACTGTTGCAGTACACTACGTAATAGTGCCGCAGAACGAAAAGGAAGGAAGCAAGAATAGTGTGTCGTCCTTGGGAGGTCTAATCAACACGATGCATATACATATGTACAGTGCCGCCGGACCTAATAAAGTGGAGTTTCCCATTTGCGTGCTCAAATCTAGTTTTGATCTCTCCTTTTTTTTGTATGTAAGTTAGTTATCTTGTATTCTGCTTTAATTAATAACCGCCTGCGGACTGTAAATCGGTGTGTAAAAATACTCTGTAGACTACACTGTTTAAaaaagtgaagtttgaaataagagATTGAATATGAAGCCTGTTGGAGACAAGCAGAATATATGAATTATGTTACTAGTGTCATTTTTTAACTTGGAAAATGCAGTTGCATGGCTTGCATTGCAATTGATTCAATACTCTCGCTGCTCCAACTAATATAACTCAGCAAGATAAGGACATGTACAACCCTAAACCCCTTACACGTTACTCTAAGATATATTGTGATACAGTAGATGTGTCAAAACATATGTATTACTATATTCATTGCACCAATCAAAATATTCAATAAAATCAATGCACAAATAATCATATACTCCCTCCAGTGCAGTAAAGGTAGTCGTTTAGGACATGATTGTGCATACCAAGGAGTgattaattatcatagagttttCCCTGTTTGCCCCTATTAAATAGGGATATGGGTGCATTAACGTCACTAAAACAATCAGGCTTGATTGGTTGCTGCAGCAGCTCCAAGGCATTCTAGATTGGAGGTCTCAAGTTCGATTCCTCTTAAATGCATTTTTTTTTGTGCAATTACTAGGGGCAACAACGTCCAAATCCCAGACCCACGTGCGCTATGACTTCTTTTTGTGCACGCTCGGTCATGCGCAGGATGATTTCTTTTACTGCACCGGAGGGAGTATATCTTCTACCTCAAGCATAGAGCCAAGTCACGTGACTTCGTTAAAACACCGTGTCATGATTTTTTTATATATTTAGCCCCCTAAATGCAGTTCAAGGCATTGCTCAAGGCACTTGTTGTACATGCCCTGATAAGTGACGTAGATTGTTCCCCTGTTTTCACATAATCATTGAATTTATAGGATTTTTCTTTCTTCCCTTACTAAAACTTACCTTTCTGGTTTTAGAAGTTTTAAGAAAGCATGTTTGTATTTATTTAAGAAAGCAAGAGAATAAAAAAACACTTGTATCTACTACCGGGGGAAGCACATAAAACggtagtaaaataatatataaggATGCacatatacatatacatatgTAGCTTGTTTTCATCTTGGTCTCTTGGACCAGCACCTAGACAGCGAATGGACAAGTAATCcgcacatgcatgcatgcatgccaaCAAAACAAGAAGGGcaaaaaaaaagggggggggggggggggggggggggtgggggaGGCAAACGTACTGCGACATATACGTTACATCGATCATCAATCAAACTAGTAGTAGGAGATGTAATGAACTGTGTCTAACGTCCTTTTCACAAATCGGAGCGAGATCAGCTCTAGCGACGGCTAAAGTGCGTTTGGTTTATAGGAATTGATTTTTAGTTcttttgttttattttatttttagtccctaaattactaaatatggaaactaaatttctattttattttctgtaTTTACCAATTTAAGGAccaaaatagaataaaataagaGATTAAAAAATAGTCCTTAGAAACAAAACACCCCCTAACAACACGGTACAGTACAATTGcaatagcatatatatatagtTCATGCATGCTTCTTGATCCTTCTCCTTCCTTTTCCAGCGGGAGGACATAACACTGCAATTCAAATTTGCTCTCTCTATATTGCTTACCAGATATGTGTTTATACGTTGCCACGAGCGTGAGGAGCGGCGTCTAGGctacaaatataattattgtttatttctaaacactaagttaTATGTGGTATGTGGCTAGCCCTAAATTTCTGGAGCACAAATGTGTGGGTTTGAGTGCTCGTTCTGCATTATTTTTTTGCAGCCGTTGGGCGTGGGCAGTGTAAAGTCATGGTAGCACCaggtgcccacattaggttctgaatagagtagtatagattcaCAGAAATTCAGTCAAAAATATGGTCTAAGTATataaatgatatatatatatatataatttctaTACATATAATTTGTACATGACAGAGGGAATCAAATTAATGCACACACACAGAGAAGGAGCATGCTGCATGCATGAACTTTTGAATTAATCCAGTCCTGATTAACAATAATCCGTCTGGTGTCCAGCAGGCAGCAGAAACGACATCCTTTCAGACGACGTAAAAGCTACTGTATGTGGTTTTCTTGAAACAAAAGGGAATATATAGAATTGCAGGTGAGAATATATGTGAAAAAGGAAGAAAGCAAAGCAGAGATGAGAGATGAGGCGCTACgagagctagctagctagctacatGTGCATGTATAGCACGAGCACAGTGTACCACTCTACATGTAGCCGGACAGTAGTGTAGGCCGTCTGATCTATCAATTTTCACAGAGTGGTGGTGAAGGCTCTAGCTAGGACAAGAGATCGATGAGATACCAAGGTGCATGTCCTTTTTGTTTATCTTGTAAAAGTAGCTCTTAACTGAGAAGAAGAATAATGAGAAGTGTGTGTCAAGTGAAGAAGGTAATGTTCTGGCATATGTAGGCTTAATTGGATGATCCCTACATCTTTTTTTAAGAGAAACTAAACACATGCATGTACTGTGTATTGTTTCTTTTTAGACGACAAGCCATGTATGTATACATCCTTCCATCATTCCATGTGACTGGTATTGGTTGGTATATAAGCAGGTGGATTTCCCTTTCTCATTGTTAAATAATAATTGCAACATTGATCTACGTCACCTCACCAGAAGAATATTGAAAATAGTGTCGCCAGGAAAAGAGGAACAGTGCTGTGACAAGGCACCTAGGTaggtagctagctagctagctcgcATTGTCGAGATTAGCCAAAGGGGACTAATCCAAGAGCCACATCATCAATCCCTGCAAACAAGAGAGAGAGATGCATAGAAACACTGCTGTACTTTCCCATGTTCTGCTGGTTGTTCATCCATCCCAAGGCAGAACAGCAAGCTGCTTCAAAAGCACCAAACTGGGGAACACCTAGAACAGCATATGCATGCATCGGTAGAAAGCCCAAAACATGCAACAAATCATATAAAACAAGACAAATCCAGCTGAGAGTAATATAAGAAGCTTCCCCATGCATATAATGTAAATAAACAAAAGGAGATTAGTGTGCAAGCAGCAACCACACTCTGTGTGATGAACTGATGACGATCTAGCTAGGCAGTACAAGCTACTTATTATATATACATACATTACACGCTACTCAAGGTAGGATTATACTCCGTATGCATGTAGTATTACTGTAGCTTACTAGCTAGACAAGATGATACAGTGGCTATCTAGCACTAACTAATAATCACGTGCTGGGCTACTACTGCGTGTCAAATGCAGCTCCCGTCATTTGTGGAATGGGGAGAATATAATGGATTCAAGAACAAGGAATCTACACTTGATTGAAACTCTTGTCTTTGCATTGCATTAAGAATTGGCCAATTAGTTATTAATGAACTCGAAATAAGATTGCTCAAACAGGTAGCGGTAGTGCACTAGCTCAATTAATAATAAGGACATTATATGTGTTCCATTGATCATGCATTAGTAGTGTTCATCGATCAACGGCTCGAAAAACGCATGCGCGTATGCAGTAGTAGTGGAAGAAGAAATAGTAACAATAAAAATATCTTCCCGTTTGTCTCGAATTTGTTTGCTAATCCCGAGGACGACGATGACGACAACTTAGTTCAtgctcatcatcatcatcatctttaaTTTGGAACTTGGAGGAAGTAAATGGAACCATCAAGGAATTAAGCTACTACTAGGATCGATCGAAAGCCATAATAATGGAAGCAGCAAAGCTAGCTAATATGTAGATACTAGTAGTAGTGAGCTAGGTTCTAGGGTTATGAGGGAAGAACTGGGTGCCTGCGGCGAAGGCGCCGATCGGCGTCGGGTACGGATCCATCAGCACCGCCGCCGACGTCGCTGCCGTGGCCGCCGCCTCGCTGCTCCCCGCCGGCGACGGCGCTTCCCTCGCTTGCCCCGCCgtcagctggtggtggtggtactCCGCCGAGGGCGGCGGCAGATGGCCCGCGTCGTCCGCCGGCCCGTGGTCACGCAGGATCCCCTTGAAAGTGTGCCCGCCGATGTTCACCGCCGTCTGGTACGCCAGCTCCGCGTCTGGCTCGTCCACCGGCCCGATCCGCACGCAGCGGAACACCGCCTCCACGCTCAGCTCCGGCGGGAACctaccgccgccgccgtcgcctatAGAGCAGCAGCATCATCAAGATCACCATTGTTATATAATCAACGCGCCATGCCATTCCGTCCATCCGCGATGGTGTGACTGTGGTGCAGTCACTACTCACTACAGTACTTAGTAGTGGCCTAGTGGGTGTGCCGTGCGCGTGATGGCGAGGAGCCGCGAGGAGTACCTGAGGAGGTGGTCGTGGTGACCATGGCGGAGTTGGCGGACGGCAAACGGCCAAGGGACCGGACGAGCTCGCGCGGGCGCTTgctcgcggcggcggcggcgctgttGCTGTTGGCGGCGCCGCGGAAGAGCGCGGCGAGCTGCTGCTGGCGCTCCCGGCGCTTGGCGGCGGGGACCCAGGTGCTCTTGACGTGCGTGGGGCAGCTGAAGCCGCGGCTCCGGCAGCAGGTGCGGCAGCGCATGTGGGGGCAGTCCTTCTTGGCGTTGTTGCCGCAGTCCTGGCAGCTGGTGCCGGCCCTGCCGCCCCCGGCGCCGGCGATCCCGGCGGCGCCCCCGTCATGAGACGAGAAGCCGAGCACGACGCCCGTGGCCACGGCGCCGGAGGAGAAGAACTGCGACGTGTGCGGCGCGGCCGCCGCCTGCTGGACCTGGTGCGGGTGCCAGAGCTGGAACCCTATCCCGCCGCCGCTGGCCGCCGTGTCGGCGGCCGCGGCGGCCGCCCCTCGCGCGTACAGGAACAGGCTGTCGGCGCCGATCGAGTGATCGCCGCCCCGGTCCCCGCCCCTCCCGCCTCCGCCTCCTCCGGCTCCGCCGCTCCTCAGAGAGAACCCAGCCATGCGAGGCAGCCGCTGCCGCCACCCACCACCATCAAGACGAGCGAGAGGGAGAGTGTGCGCCACcagtccaccgccaccaccaccaccaaaagaGCGAGGCTAGCCTTATCAGCTCCTCCTCCGATCCCTCTTTCTCTCTGCCTCGGCTCCTTGCTAGCAGCTAGCTCCTATACAGCAGAACAAACAATTACAGATCTTGGGAGTAAGAAAAAAGCAGGTGCAGAAGCAGAAGGCGAGAGACGACGGCGGCACAGGCACAGAAGCAGCAGGCATGGGGTGGGGTGGGGCTGCGTTGTGTGACGACATGTAGGTTAGATGCATGAGCTGCATGTATAGATAATTGATCGGCATAGCTCAGCAGCAGGCGGATCGGCGGTAGATCTGCAGCGAGGAGCTCCTAgacatagagagagagagagagagagatttgcgcaAGCAAGCTAGGCGTAGCCGCGTAGGAGATGGGATGAGATGAGGATGGGTATAGCCTTGCCGCTGATGAGTGGCCGTATCAGTATGCATATGGCATGCATGTGCGATGCGAGAGAGCGAGAGAGGAGAAAGATAAGCCTACAGGCTGCAGCTGCAGTGCTCAACCACACTAGTCGACTCTCAGACTCATCAGTGTTACTCACCTTGCCTTCGCTGAAAATAGGAAGCAGCTCGCCTCTAATCCACCTCTCTTCTTGCGTAATCCTTTTCCTCTCTTCGCGTCTTGGGGTCTAAGCAGGCTAATTCTCGCTTTCTCCCTCACCCGCGCCGTCTACAATAAGTAGTATCTGGAGGAGGGAAGGAGGGGTGGGAGAGAACGCAAGCAAGCTGCTTTCCGGAATTGGAGGCTATATAAAGAGGCGCAGCAGGAGGACGAGGAAGGAAGaagaaggagagagagagagagagacgcgcGGAGTCAGTGGACTTCAGGGGAGGGATTCGAGGGCGCCTGCAACCGCCGCCATGGAGGCCGGCCCCGACCTTACTTTCTATTTATTGCTCGCTCGGTCTCCGATCCCACAGCTCGGCGCACCTCTCCAGTCTCTCCAGCTTATCTCCACCCAACCAGACGAAAGAGAATGGGCGCAGGAGGATCGGAGAGAGCTAGCCAGCtagggaagaaatggagaaagtgAATAATATGGCCGCGCAGTGGGATCGAGTTGTTTGCCTTTGCCTTTGCTCCCTTTTCACGATTTGCACCTTGCGCTTTGGCGACCGAGCTGTCCTTGCCTCTGCCAGCCATGGCTTTCTTGTCGATAACTACATGCCGGCAGAGGACAGGGAGGAATTTTTACTGACATGAGAAACAGAGGCTTTGCAGTGTGTGTGTGGTGTGGGTgtggtcgtcgtcgtcttccagggccccAACTCGCATGCATGGCACATTTGCACTTGGCTGCAGACCGGGTAACAAGAGTATTTATTTATTTAGGCCATGTTTGTTTTTTACCTCCTAAATTATATAACCTAGATTATAATTAAAAGATAGAACGGTAAAATATTACTTTGGGATCATAAATAAACTGAAATAATGTACTCGATGCTAGCTTATTTCAGTTTATTTGGAATTCTAAAGTCATATTTTACTCTCACACTCTTCCAACATAATCTAACTTATATTATCTAGTAGAGAAATAAACAGACCCTTATTTATCCCGTTAAGTTGTCTGAGCGGATTATACATATATCCTACGCGCTCCGTCTCATGTGTTAAGATCTATCACGAGAAGTTATGTGTTCTAAGTAAAATATCTTCTACTGTGACTGTTAATAACAAAATATTTACAAATGTTgactaaataaaaataaaaactaTTAAATTTATTATTAAAACATCTGCCATAATATATCGTTTCTATAATTTTTTTATAGATATTGTTTGTTAAAGTTTTAAATGTTGATTTAGAAGAAAAAAAACTTTGTGATCTTAAGATAGAGTACAGTGAAAGTATTATTTGATGTCCATGCCTAGGAGATGGTTAATGCTATGTAtactggctggctggctggctggcatCCATGCGACATGCATGGCGATTGTTTTCGAAGCGAGGGAGGAGGGCTGGAGCCTGGAGGCGGGTGGATTCGAATAATTATTACTGATTAACTCTATTGAAGAGGAAAAAAATTGTGTCACTTATCATTGGCAAAGAATGTGTGTCATATTGTTGTTATTTTTTTCCTAAAAACATGCATACTGCAGACACCTTTATTTATTTGCAGGACGCTGCACCTTACGGTGTTAAAGTGGCCGTAAGTAGCTGCGCGAGTTTAAAACGCTAAGGGCATGTTTGGAAACAAGAGTATTGGAGGGATTAAGGGAGCTATAATCCCTTgctattcaaaattaaataacAAGGGATTATAgctccctcaatcccctccaatagcCTTTGTTCCAAACAAGCACTAAGGTGCTCGTAGCGTGGGGCCTTCCCGGCCGTCTAGACGTCCGCCAGCGGACGGCGCATGCCTCGCCACGTGGCGGGAATCCGGGCCGGGGGGAGTGTGTCGGGTACTACTA from Zea mays cultivar B73 chromosome 6, Zm-B73-REFERENCE-NAM-5.0, whole genome shotgun sequence harbors:
- the LOC103629573 gene encoding protein SHI RELATED SEQUENCE 1 → MAGFSLRSGGAGGGGGGRGGDRGGDHSIGADSLFLYARGAAAAAADTAASGGGIGFQLWHPHQVQQAAAAPHTSQFFSSGAVATGVVLGFSSHDGGAAGIAGAGGGRAGTSCQDCGNNAKKDCPHMRCRTCCRSRGFSCPTHVKSTWVPAAKRRERQQQLAALFRGAANSNSAAAAASKRPRELVRSLGRLPSANSAMVTTTTSSGDGGGGRFPPELSVEAVFRCVRIGPVDEPDAELAYQTAVNIGGHTFKGILRDHGPADDAGHLPPPSAEYHHHQLTAGQAREAPSPAGSSEAAATAATSAAVLMDPYPTPIGAFAAGTQFFPHNPRT